In Candidatus Cloacimonadota bacterium, one genomic interval encodes:
- a CDS encoding T9SS type A sorting domain-containing protein: protein MKKSFLLAVLLLLAAFMVAATSSVTLGTLPTSAELIRDNSEGLTVRYSIDKLDFEEVQTKGGLFTEISVAQYTTTNRVGQPKLPLLRQIISVPEGAQVRAEFSSALQQTYLLSDLGWDKPIIPKQESISKSENPEQVPFVIDHGFYGRNAWTDEPAIAVTELGHMRGYRLFALDFTPIRYNPADGRLEVIYSAELEVDFINPDHIGTRELRAKTFSPAFEAPLRSILLNPDSDRVSLNRYPMSYIIITPADFVGALEPFIEWKKQEGYNVILATTNQTGTTASSIKSYLQGIWNDATADNPAPSYLLIVGDTPQIPSNTGNTASHVTDLTYVRLQGSDYIPDMYFGRFSATTAAEVTNQVNKTLMYERYAMPDDSYLQEVVMIAGVDSYWSTTHANGAINYSTGNYFNTAHGIDSHTYLYPASGSSSSAIIQNVSNGAGYVNYTAHGSETTWHDPSFTISNINSLQNINKYPVVVGNCCLTSAFNIGTCFAEAWLRAVDKGAVIYIGGTNSTYWDEDYWWAVGWKPPIVGTGSPFVPGRTGAYDAMFHEHNEPFEDWGSNVASMMFMANMAVVQANSTRANMYWEIYSIMGDPSLIPWLGIPENNSFQAPQTLFMGLGNLDVIADPYTYVAISMDGELHGVGLTDASGLLSLDFTPFSEPGTARIVLTRSLRKPMIVDVPVVPNVGPYVTVSPIGVVDPNLNGIAEAGETISMDLTFNNVGIQDATNLSATLSSENPYVSVLEGSIDLPNIPSESQVVMDGVFSVLFHLNIPDQEKVFFDICVSDGTNEWVSTRSLTVNAPELAFGNMTMIDSNGDGFLQPGEDVSITLNLTNNGHMAAESGELTILAHHPGIILSTDGFILPSLGVGVTIPVTFTVSLGAYLADGDMIPVGLSLAAGAQNLNYCVVLPIGMMGDGFETGDFSAHTWQNDPSVPWTIETSPSNVHSGIFSAKSGAIAHNTNTDLSITMNVGAAGNISFWRKVSSENNYDWLRFSIDDVEQGSWSGTKDWDQVSYPVTPGNHTFKWSYTKDYSVSTGGDCAWIDDIVFPLSGSGDIAMIFVPQEGIAFTNVTPNAELSADFVVNNLGTVPLSGHISYPSEMELILNGSAVANDAAYNVQVGEGNTYTLRYTVPNPAHNLTGEIVITSNDTANPAVVIPVRVEIDTATQDDGNIPLATALEGNYPNPFNPETSIAFALKEGGNVRLAIYNVKGQLIRTLVDAKLPAGRHQAVWNGKDEAGRGVSSGIYLYRMESADYNKTMKMMLMK from the coding sequence ATGAAGAAGAGTTTTTTGCTGGCCGTTCTATTGTTGTTGGCGGCTTTTATGGTCGCGGCAACGAGCTCGGTCACTCTGGGGACTCTACCAACCAGCGCGGAATTAATCCGCGACAACAGCGAGGGTCTGACCGTCCGCTATAGCATAGACAAGCTTGATTTTGAGGAAGTTCAAACCAAGGGAGGACTTTTCACCGAGATCAGCGTGGCTCAATATACCACCACAAACAGGGTTGGACAGCCCAAGCTTCCGCTTTTGCGGCAAATCATCAGCGTTCCGGAAGGCGCGCAGGTGAGAGCTGAATTTTCCAGCGCGCTTCAACAGACATATCTTTTGAGCGATTTGGGCTGGGACAAACCCATCATTCCCAAACAGGAATCAATCTCCAAAAGCGAAAACCCGGAACAAGTTCCCTTCGTAATCGATCACGGTTTCTACGGCCGCAACGCCTGGACAGACGAGCCGGCGATTGCAGTCACCGAACTGGGACATATGAGAGGCTATCGCCTTTTCGCACTTGATTTTACACCCATTCGCTACAACCCCGCGGATGGAAGGTTGGAAGTGATTTACAGCGCGGAACTGGAAGTGGATTTTATCAATCCGGACCACATCGGCACGCGTGAACTTCGTGCCAAAACTTTTTCTCCCGCGTTCGAAGCGCCGCTGCGCAGCATTCTTTTGAATCCGGATTCCGACAGGGTGTCTCTGAACCGTTATCCGATGTCATATATAATCATCACCCCGGCGGATTTCGTTGGCGCGCTAGAGCCTTTCATCGAATGGAAAAAACAGGAAGGATACAACGTTATTTTGGCGACCACGAACCAAACCGGAACCACGGCGAGTTCGATAAAAAGCTATCTCCAAGGGATTTGGAACGACGCCACGGCAGACAACCCTGCCCCATCTTATCTTTTGATTGTTGGCGACACCCCACAGATTCCCTCGAATACGGGAAATACCGCCAGCCACGTAACAGATCTGACTTACGTGCGGCTGCAGGGTTCGGACTACATCCCGGATATGTATTTCGGGCGCTTTTCCGCCACCACAGCCGCGGAAGTGACAAACCAAGTGAACAAAACCTTGATGTATGAAAGATATGCCATGCCTGATGACAGCTATCTGCAAGAAGTGGTGATGATTGCGGGCGTGGACAGCTATTGGTCCACCACCCACGCGAACGGGGCAATCAACTACAGCACGGGAAACTATTTCAACACCGCCCACGGAATCGATTCCCACACATATCTTTACCCCGCTTCCGGTTCATCTTCTTCGGCGATTATCCAAAATGTTTCCAACGGCGCTGGATATGTGAATTATACTGCCCACGGCAGCGAAACCACCTGGCATGACCCTAGCTTTACCATCAGCAATATCAACAGCTTACAGAATATAAACAAATATCCCGTGGTGGTTGGAAACTGCTGCCTTACCAGTGCTTTCAACATTGGCACCTGCTTTGCCGAAGCCTGGCTGCGCGCCGTGGACAAGGGTGCCGTGATTTATATCGGCGGAACGAACAGCACCTATTGGGATGAAGACTACTGGTGGGCAGTGGGCTGGAAGCCCCCCATCGTGGGAACCGGCTCTCCTTTCGTTCCAGGACGCACTGGCGCCTACGACGCGATGTTCCACGAACACAACGAACCGTTCGAGGATTGGGGCAGCAACGTGGCATCGATGATGTTCATGGCAAATATGGCTGTGGTTCAAGCCAACAGTACCCGCGCGAACATGTATTGGGAAATCTATTCGATTATGGGAGATCCAAGCCTGATTCCCTGGCTGGGCATCCCGGAAAATAACAGCTTCCAAGCTCCCCAGACCCTGTTTATGGGCTTGGGTAACCTCGATGTGATTGCCGATCCCTACACCTACGTGGCGATCAGCATGGACGGTGAACTGCACGGCGTTGGCCTCACCGACGCCAGCGGGCTTTTGAGCCTGGATTTCACCCCCTTCTCCGAACCCGGCACTGCCAGAATCGTTTTGACCCGCAGCCTCAGAAAGCCGATGATTGTTGATGTTCCCGTGGTTCCAAACGTCGGTCCTTACGTGACTGTGAGCCCCATCGGAGTGGTGGACCCGAACCTCAACGGCATCGCCGAAGCGGGTGAAACCATCAGCATGGATCTAACTTTCAACAACGTTGGCATCCAGGACGCCACAAACCTCAGCGCCACTCTCAGCTCTGAAAACCCCTACGTGAGCGTTCTCGAAGGCAGCATCGACCTTCCCAATATCCCTTCGGAAAGCCAGGTGGTTATGGATGGTGTTTTCAGCGTTTTGTTCCACCTGAATATTCCCGACCAGGAAAAAGTGTTTTTCGACATCTGTGTGAGCGACGGAACCAACGAATGGGTCAGCACCCGCAGCCTCACTGTGAACGCTCCGGAGCTGGCTTTTGGCAATATGACCATGATCGACAGCAACGGCGACGGATTCCTGCAGCCGGGAGAAGACGTTTCCATCACTTTGAACCTCACAAACAATGGACACATGGCGGCGGAAAGTGGAGAATTGACCATTCTGGCTCATCATCCCGGAATCATTTTGAGCACAGATGGATTCATCCTGCCCTCGCTGGGTGTGGGAGTCACCATACCCGTCACATTTACAGTTTCGCTGGGTGCCTACCTTGCCGATGGAGACATGATCCCAGTGGGTCTGTCCCTGGCGGCCGGGGCTCAAAACCTGAACTATTGCGTGGTTTTGCCCATCGGAATGATGGGAGACGGTTTTGAAACCGGAGATTTCAGCGCCCACACTTGGCAGAACGATCCTTCTGTCCCCTGGACGATTGAAACTTCACCCTCGAACGTACACTCAGGGATTTTCAGCGCGAAAAGCGGCGCCATCGCCCACAACACAAACACCGACCTCAGCATCACGATGAACGTGGGCGCGGCAGGCAACATCAGCTTCTGGCGCAAGGTTTCCTCCGAAAACAACTACGACTGGCTGCGATTCAGCATCGATGATGTCGAACAGGGCTCCTGGAGCGGAACCAAAGACTGGGATCAGGTCAGCTACCCAGTGACACCTGGAAACCACACCTTTAAATGGAGCTACACGAAAGATTATTCCGTGAGCACCGGCGGCGACTGTGCCTGGATTGATGACATCGTCTTCCCGCTTTCCGGCAGTGGCGACATCGCCATGATTTTTGTGCCGCAAGAAGGGATTGCTTTCACAAACGTAACCCCAAACGCCGAGCTGAGCGCGGATTTCGTTGTGAACAACCTGGGAACCGTCCCCTTGAGTGGACACATTTCCTATCCCTCCGAAATGGAATTAATCCTCAACGGCAGTGCTGTCGCAAACGACGCTGCTTACAACGTTCAAGTTGGCGAAGGAAATACCTATACTCTGAGATATACAGTTCCGAATCCGGCTCATAACCTGACCGGGGAAATCGTGATTACTTCAAACGATACGGCAAACCCCGCTGTGGTGATTCCCGTTCGAGTGGAGATCGACACGGCAACACAGGATGATGGAAACATCCCCCTGGCAACGGCGCTGGAAGGCAACTATCCCAACCCGTTTAACCCGGAAACTTCGATCGCCTTCGCTCTGAAAGAGGGTGGGAACGTGCGTCTTGCCATCTACAACGTGAAGGGTCAATTGATCCGCACCTTGGTGGATGCCAAGCTTCCCGCCGGAAGACATCAGGCTGTTTGGAACGGAAAAGATGAGGCTGGACGAGGCGTTTCCAGCGGCATCTATCTCTATCGCATGGAAAGTGCGGACTATAACAAAACCATGAAAATGATGTTGATGAAATAA
- a CDS encoding S41 family peptidase, with translation MIKNKQKTALLTIAAVWILTAIMLFTATGVFAQNQGNGSDLYSQLGLFSEVLSKLKQSYVTELSDEELIKAAIIGMLGSTDPHTTYFTKSEYEDFTTSTKGSFGGLGIQIDKIGDYVTVISPIEGTPAYRMGITAGDKIIRVNDKSIVGLSTDEAIKYMRGDVGTTVIITISRPGVTKPLEFKITRETIKIKSVPYSFKMDNGAGYLRLSQFNENTVQELRAALASLEAEGITGLIIDLRSNPGGLLDQAVDTVNEFIGPNKLVVETKGRMPNANRQYLTRFNTKARNYPIIVLVNEASASASEIFAGSLQDWDKGLVMGKTTFGKGSVQQLLPLMNGNGIKITTAYYYIKSGRCIHKKSNDQILLGKEVNESDINAEEELNLKQVYHTVKNREVYGGGGITPDIEADGEPLTNFAVELRRKNAFFNFAVDYMVEHDHKLDKNLVVGSSLLNSFLAYASSRDIKYTQADVDSTDTYLRTMIKSELLRAVHGDLEAYKATIGLDKQLQQAVALLNRFKTMDELFAHAAAQNKKQ, from the coding sequence GTGATTAAAAACAAGCAAAAAACAGCCCTGCTCACCATAGCCGCGGTTTGGATTCTGACGGCCATCATGCTTTTCACCGCCACCGGAGTTTTCGCCCAAAATCAAGGCAACGGTTCCGACCTCTATTCCCAGCTCGGCCTCTTCAGCGAAGTGCTCAGCAAACTGAAACAGAGTTATGTAACCGAACTCAGCGATGAAGAATTGATTAAAGCCGCCATCATCGGCATGCTCGGTTCCACCGACCCTCACACAACCTATTTCACCAAAAGCGAATACGAAGATTTCACCACCTCCACAAAAGGGTCTTTCGGTGGTTTGGGCATCCAGATAGACAAAATCGGGGATTATGTCACCGTGATTTCCCCCATCGAAGGAACCCCTGCTTACAGAATGGGAATCACCGCCGGCGACAAAATCATCCGTGTGAACGATAAAAGCATTGTGGGCCTCAGCACCGATGAAGCCATAAAATATATGCGCGGGGATGTGGGCACCACTGTCATCATCACCATCAGCCGCCCCGGAGTCACAAAACCCCTCGAATTCAAAATCACCCGCGAAACCATCAAAATCAAAAGCGTGCCCTACAGCTTCAAGATGGACAATGGAGCCGGCTATCTGCGCCTCAGCCAATTCAATGAAAACACCGTGCAAGAACTGCGCGCCGCGCTTGCCTCCCTCGAAGCGGAAGGAATCACCGGCCTCATCATCGACCTGCGTTCAAACCCGGGAGGTTTGCTGGATCAGGCTGTGGACACTGTGAACGAATTCATCGGCCCCAACAAACTGGTGGTGGAAACAAAAGGCAGAATGCCAAACGCGAATCGCCAATATCTCACCCGTTTCAACACCAAAGCCCGAAACTACCCCATCATCGTGTTGGTGAACGAAGCCAGCGCCAGCGCCTCCGAAATCTTTGCCGGCTCGCTCCAAGACTGGGATAAAGGCCTCGTCATGGGAAAAACAACCTTCGGGAAGGGAAGCGTCCAACAGCTTTTACCCCTCATGAACGGAAACGGCATAAAAATCACCACCGCATACTATTACATCAAATCGGGACGCTGCATCCACAAAAAAAGCAACGACCAAATCCTCCTGGGCAAGGAAGTGAACGAATCCGACATCAACGCCGAGGAAGAACTGAATCTCAAACAGGTTTACCACACGGTTAAAAACCGGGAGGTCTATGGCGGTGGCGGCATCACACCAGACATAGAAGCCGATGGCGAGCCGCTCACAAACTTCGCCGTGGAACTGCGCCGCAAAAATGCCTTTTTCAATTTCGCCGTGGATTACATGGTGGAGCACGATCATAAACTGGATAAAAACCTTGTGGTTGGCTCATCGCTGCTGAACAGCTTCCTCGCCTACGCTTCTTCCCGCGATATAAAATATACCCAGGCAGATGTTGACAGCACCGACACCTACCTGCGAACCATGATTAAAAGTGAACTCCTGCGTGCCGTCCATGGAGATTTGGAAGCCTACAAAGCCACCATCGGACTGGATAAACAGCTCCAGCAGGCCGTCGCTTTGCTGAACCGTTTCAAAACAATGGACGAACTTTTCGCCCACGCCGCCGCCCAAAACAAAAAACAATGA
- a CDS encoding dTMP kinase: protein MKGLFITFEGVDGSGKSTQMALLATRLEELGLPVLQTREPGGPPIAEAIRHLLLDTANKAMLPRTELLLYCASRAQHTGEWIIPALKAGKIVLCDRYYDSTFAYQGAARSLDMEQIRILTDFATFHTVPNLTFLLDIPVSEGMARIGKRTLDRLELEDNSFRELVRAEYQNLAKKNPERFVVLDGKLSRSTIHAQIIDTVLTRLGVSSD from the coding sequence ATGAAAGGACTTTTCATCACATTCGAAGGCGTGGACGGCAGCGGCAAATCCACTCAAATGGCTCTTTTAGCCACTCGTTTGGAAGAGCTGGGACTGCCAGTGCTGCAAACTCGCGAGCCCGGAGGACCGCCCATCGCCGAAGCCATACGCCACCTGCTTTTGGACACCGCAAACAAAGCCATGCTCCCTCGAACCGAACTGCTGCTCTATTGCGCCAGCCGCGCCCAGCACACCGGCGAGTGGATTATCCCCGCTCTAAAAGCTGGAAAGATAGTCCTTTGCGACCGCTATTACGATTCCACTTTCGCATACCAGGGTGCTGCCCGTTCCTTGGATATGGAGCAAATCCGCATCCTCACAGATTTTGCCACTTTCCACACCGTGCCCAACCTCACTTTCCTACTGGACATTCCCGTTTCCGAAGGCATGGCGCGCATCGGAAAAAGAACCCTTGACCGCCTCGAATTGGAGGACAATTCTTTCCGTGAACTGGTGAGGGCTGAATATCAAAACCTTGCCAAAAAGAACCCAGAACGATTCGTGGTGCTGGATGGAAAACTTTCGCGTTCAACCATCCACGCCCAGATAATAGACACAGTTTTAACCCGCTTAGGAGTATCAAGTGATTAA
- the nadB gene encoding L-aspartate oxidase, producing MLDYDFLVLGSGIAGLIYALQVSRLGRVAVVTKKRMVDCNTDYAQGGIAAVLDASDSFVEHCEDTFKAGAELGKKDVICQIITEGPKLIQYLIDIGTDFTLRDDSYDNRLENLSLTLEGGHTHRRVAYAADSTGHQIMEALIRSCQNDPNIDIYENSIAIDLITQHHVVQTKGFVPGISCWGAYVLEGASNEVRIFRAKKTMLATGGASRVYAHNTNPDVSTGDGMAMARLAGARLANMEFVQFHPTAFWSAEGKTFLISEAVRGEGAILKLQDGTAFMKNYHPQANLAPRDIISRAIDTELKRRGEKFCWLDATGIPTQKLRSHFPYIDRRLQEHGIDFTRDPIPVAPAAHYFCGGVLSTIDGITDIHNLFAAGEVSCTGLHGANRLASNSLLEALVTGWRAGNHPSNQASVNFPEIPPWKQMEEFNENEWVVISHNREIIGTIMDGYVGIRRSRRLLKYALSRMENIYNEVNNFYQHNAVRREVVETRNLAIIAIAVIRSALMRRESRGAHFLIDVPERDDEHYKTDTIT from the coding sequence ATGTTGGACTACGATTTTCTCGTTTTGGGAAGCGGCATCGCCGGGCTGATTTATGCCCTCCAGGTTTCCCGCCTGGGGCGCGTGGCTGTGGTCACAAAAAAAAGAATGGTGGATTGCAACACAGATTACGCCCAGGGCGGAATAGCCGCGGTTTTGGACGCGAGCGATTCTTTTGTGGAACATTGCGAAGACACCTTCAAAGCCGGCGCCGAATTGGGGAAAAAAGACGTTATTTGCCAAATTATCACTGAGGGTCCAAAGCTAATCCAATATCTCATCGACATCGGAACCGATTTCACCCTCAGGGACGACAGCTACGACAACCGCCTCGAAAACCTCTCCCTCACCCTCGAAGGTGGACATACACACCGTCGCGTTGCCTACGCCGCGGATTCCACCGGTCATCAGATTATGGAAGCCCTCATCCGAAGCTGCCAAAACGATCCCAATATCGACATCTACGAAAATAGCATCGCCATCGACCTCATCACCCAACACCACGTGGTCCAAACCAAGGGCTTCGTGCCTGGAATTTCCTGCTGGGGAGCATACGTCCTCGAAGGCGCTTCCAATGAAGTCCGGATTTTCCGTGCCAAAAAAACCATGCTCGCCACCGGTGGAGCCTCACGAGTTTATGCCCACAACACAAATCCCGATGTTTCGACTGGAGATGGAATGGCAATGGCGCGCCTTGCCGGAGCCAGACTCGCGAACATGGAATTTGTCCAGTTCCATCCCACCGCGTTTTGGAGCGCGGAAGGCAAAACCTTTCTCATCAGCGAAGCGGTGCGTGGCGAAGGAGCCATCCTTAAACTTCAGGATGGAACCGCTTTCATGAAAAACTATCATCCCCAGGCAAACCTTGCCCCCCGCGACATCATCTCCCGCGCCATCGACACCGAACTGAAACGCCGCGGCGAAAAATTCTGCTGGCTGGATGCCACCGGGATACCAACGCAAAAACTCCGTTCACACTTTCCCTATATCGATCGCCGCCTGCAGGAACACGGGATTGATTTCACCCGCGATCCCATCCCCGTGGCGCCTGCCGCTCACTATTTTTGTGGCGGAGTGCTTTCAACCATCGATGGCATCACGGACATCCACAATCTTTTCGCCGCCGGAGAGGTTTCCTGCACCGGGCTGCACGGCGCAAACCGTTTGGCCTCAAACTCCCTTCTGGAAGCCCTCGTAACCGGGTGGCGCGCTGGAAACCACCCCTCAAACCAAGCAAGCGTGAACTTCCCGGAAATCCCACCCTGGAAACAGATGGAAGAATTCAACGAAAACGAATGGGTCGTGATTTCCCATAACCGCGAAATTATCGGCACCATCATGGACGGCTATGTGGGCATCCGCCGTTCCCGCCGCCTCCTGAAATATGCCCTCTCCCGCATGGAAAACATCTACAACGAAGTAAACAATTTCTATCAACACAACGCCGTCCGCCGCGAAGTGGTGGAAACCAGAAACCTTGCCATCATCGCCATCGCGGTCATCCGCAGCGCCCTGATGAGAAGGGAAAGCCGCGGAGCCCATTTCCTCATCGACGTTCCCGAGCGTGATGACGAACATTACAAAACCGACACCATCACCTAA
- the rimI gene encoding ribosomal protein S18-alanine N-acetyltransferase, translated as MRIERQAFPNPWPPESFGFFHDERSWVICEGDSLRGFIMIHSVLDEATIMNFAIDPLFWRQGLATQLLEHTIEMLTAKGVKNIFLEVRLSNLAAKKLYQKHDFKPLGLRKDYYQDPREDALVLVRNDNG; from the coding sequence ATGCGTATTGAACGCCAGGCTTTTCCCAATCCCTGGCCTCCGGAATCTTTTGGATTTTTTCATGATGAGCGCTCCTGGGTAATCTGCGAAGGCGATTCCCTGCGCGGCTTTATCATGATCCACTCGGTTTTGGATGAAGCCACCATCATGAACTTCGCCATCGACCCCCTTTTTTGGAGACAGGGTTTGGCAACCCAGCTTTTGGAACACACCATCGAAATGCTCACCGCCAAAGGTGTCAAAAATATCTTTTTGGAAGTGCGCCTCTCGAATTTAGCCGCCAAAAAGCTCTATCAAAAACACGACTTCAAACCCCTTGGCCTGAGGAAAGATTACTATCAGGACCCGCGCGAAGACGCCCTCGTCCTGGTGAGAAATGATAATGGATAA